From Streptomyces durmitorensis, a single genomic window includes:
- a CDS encoding FecCD family ABC transporter permease, whose protein sequence is MTVFAVREVKAAPTSARVRQRRRLALLACVGLAALFALVTLALTTGQMPLPASVALRGLVGLGDPADVLVVQDFRAPRVIAAVVAGVGLGVAGSLLQRVFRNPLASPDVMGVTGGASFGAVVLLATGASQTLIPAAALGGGLLAALLLGVFGWRSGLTVTRLVLVGLAVQAGLAAAVNLMVVRFPAELAGSALQWTTGSLYGRTWTEVWAAGGAVALALVAAFSLQRRLAVLDLGDESAGGLGLNPSAARLQLLLTAIVLASLAAALTGPVAFVALAVPHLVRFVAGPPTPGTLALTGLAGAVLLLASDLVVQHLLPVSGLPVGVVTATLGAPWLLVLMIRQSRPVNRSAA, encoded by the coding sequence ATGACCGTCTTCGCCGTACGTGAGGTCAAGGCCGCGCCCACCAGCGCGCGGGTGCGGCAGCGGCGCCGCCTCGCCCTGCTCGCCTGCGTCGGCCTCGCCGCCCTCTTCGCACTCGTCACGCTCGCCCTGACCACGGGTCAGATGCCGCTGCCCGCCTCGGTCGCGCTGCGCGGCCTGGTCGGGCTCGGCGACCCGGCGGACGTACTGGTGGTGCAGGACTTCCGGGCGCCCCGGGTGATCGCCGCGGTCGTGGCCGGGGTCGGGCTCGGGGTCGCGGGCTCGCTGTTGCAGCGGGTGTTCCGCAATCCCCTGGCATCGCCGGACGTGATGGGCGTGACGGGCGGCGCCTCCTTCGGGGCCGTCGTACTGCTCGCCACCGGGGCGTCCCAGACGCTGATCCCGGCGGCCGCGCTGGGCGGCGGCCTCCTGGCCGCGCTGCTGCTCGGGGTGTTCGGCTGGCGCTCGGGGCTGACCGTCACCCGGCTCGTGCTCGTCGGCCTCGCCGTCCAGGCGGGTCTTGCCGCCGCGGTGAACCTCATGGTCGTACGCTTCCCCGCCGAACTCGCGGGCTCCGCACTCCAGTGGACCACCGGATCTCTCTACGGACGGACGTGGACCGAGGTGTGGGCCGCCGGAGGCGCGGTGGCGCTCGCGCTCGTGGCCGCGTTCTCGCTCCAGCGGCGGCTCGCCGTACTGGACCTGGGCGACGAGTCGGCGGGCGGGCTCGGCCTGAACCCGTCGGCCGCGCGGCTCCAACTCCTGCTCACCGCGATCGTGTTGGCCTCGCTCGCCGCCGCGCTCACCGGACCCGTCGCGTTCGTGGCGCTCGCCGTGCCGCACCTGGTGCGGTTCGTGGCCGGTCCGCCGACTCCGGGGACGCTGGCGCTGACCGGTCTGGCGGGGGCGGTGCTGCTGCTCGCCTCCGACCTGGTGGTGCAGCACCTGCTTCCGGTGTCGGGCCTGCCCGTCGGGGTGGTCACCGCGACGCTCGGCGCCCCCTGGCTCCTTGTGCTGATGATCCGACAGAGCAGGCCCGTCAACCGGAGTGCCGCATGA
- a CDS encoding ATP-grasp domain-containing protein, which produces MRLYVLARNPTDSVTEGFLPAARRLGLDVTLLTDQPDAHRRGPAQATLKSSETSQTPETPEIPENLEILECDVRDFRAVISRISAHHPPAAVFTNSDHLQTQAALAAEYFGLPGKDWRVALRTKDKAQMRRHLAAAGADAVWSAELSADQDPAELTALDVPFPCVVKPREGVASEDVVLAEGPADLIRRCAEIQARRPGAALVVEEYLAGELCTLETLGDGRVRHVLGGFRTEVSPPPYFIEERMTFVPAHPEQVTAQVLAQLDVLGVGFGACHTEFVVARGRARLIEVNYRAIGDQCDLLLAQLLDVPLFEHILRTHLGEPLPSDLGARTDGRARLDYPCARSSGTLTAAPRASEVTVGGVRLTYRPLREVGERHELHGTNRDFLGVVRATGTEQAAVDRAVADFLAEQHWEITP; this is translated from the coding sequence ATGCGGCTGTACGTCCTTGCCCGCAACCCCACCGACTCGGTCACCGAAGGCTTTCTGCCCGCCGCGCGCAGGCTCGGCCTCGACGTCACCCTCCTCACCGATCAGCCCGATGCCCACCGGCGCGGTCCCGCCCAGGCGACCCTGAAGTCGTCGGAGACCTCGCAGACCCCGGAGACGCCGGAGATCCCGGAGAACCTGGAGATCCTGGAGTGCGACGTGCGCGATTTCCGCGCCGTCATCAGCCGGATCTCCGCACACCACCCCCCCGCCGCCGTCTTCACCAACAGCGACCACCTCCAGACCCAGGCCGCCCTTGCCGCCGAGTACTTCGGGCTGCCCGGCAAGGACTGGCGGGTGGCGCTGCGCACCAAGGACAAGGCGCAGATGCGCCGCCATCTGGCGGCTGCGGGGGCCGACGCGGTCTGGTCGGCGGAGCTCTCCGCCGACCAGGATCCGGCCGAACTCACGGCCCTCGACGTGCCGTTCCCGTGCGTGGTCAAGCCGCGGGAGGGCGTGGCGAGCGAGGACGTGGTGCTGGCCGAGGGGCCGGCGGACCTGATCCGGCGGTGCGCGGAGATACAGGCGCGGCGTCCGGGGGCGGCACTGGTCGTCGAGGAGTATCTCGCCGGGGAGCTGTGCACTCTGGAGACGCTCGGTGACGGCCGTGTCCGGCACGTCCTGGGCGGCTTTCGTACGGAGGTGTCGCCGCCGCCGTACTTCATAGAGGAGCGGATGACGTTCGTCCCGGCGCATCCGGAGCAGGTGACGGCCCAGGTCCTTGCCCAACTGGACGTGCTGGGTGTGGGGTTCGGGGCCTGTCACACGGAGTTCGTGGTGGCGCGGGGGCGGGCACGGCTCATCGAGGTCAACTACCGCGCCATCGGCGACCAGTGCGACCTGCTCCTGGCGCAGCTCCTGGACGTACCGCTCTTCGAGCACATCCTCCGTACGCATCTGGGCGAGCCACTCCCCTCGGACCTGGGCGCGCGGACGGACGGCCGGGCCCGGCTCGACTATCCGTGCGCGCGGAGCTCCGGCACGCTGACGGCCGCGCCGCGCGCCAGCGAAGTGACGGTGGGCGGGGTGCGACTGACGTACCGTCCGCTGCGCGAGGTCGGCGAACGGCACGAACTCCACGGCACCAACCGCGACTTCCTCGGCGTGGTCCGGGCCACCGGCACCGAACAGGCAGCGGTGGACCGGGCCGTGGCGGACTTCCTCGCCGAGCAGCACTGGGAGATCACGCCGTGA
- a CDS encoding ABC transporter substrate-binding protein has translation MTTRSLPRRLSSVLLTVVLGTGALAACGGSEGDDKGTADAAADTGFPRTVKHAMGSTEIPARPQKVVVLDTGELDDVTLLGIKPVGAVSPHFKTSGGFPSYLKDKIGGVKDVGPMEEPNLELIASLKPDLILSSKVRHEKVYDKLGGIAPTVFTETTGSPWKENLKVHAKALGRESKADTALKSYETRAKALGDSIKAKYDGKMPSASVVRFVAGPTRLYQKSSYSGIVLHDIGLTRPASQNSSDPEKTMLDVGPEQIDKADADLIFVTVADAPDKTQQKDVTSNPVWKDLNAVKKDKVFTVPDETWMSGIGVQAAEHVLEDVAKATDVELPAK, from the coding sequence ATGACCACCAGAAGCCTTCCGCGCAGGCTCAGTTCCGTCCTGCTCACCGTCGTCCTCGGCACCGGCGCACTCGCCGCGTGCGGCGGCTCCGAGGGAGACGACAAGGGGACGGCCGACGCCGCCGCCGACACCGGGTTCCCGCGCACCGTCAAGCACGCCATGGGCAGCACCGAGATCCCCGCACGGCCGCAGAAGGTCGTCGTCCTCGACACCGGCGAGCTGGACGACGTCACGCTGCTCGGCATCAAGCCGGTCGGCGCGGTCTCCCCGCACTTCAAGACCTCGGGCGGCTTCCCCTCGTACCTCAAGGACAAGATCGGCGGGGTGAAGGACGTCGGCCCGATGGAGGAGCCGAACCTGGAACTCATCGCCTCGCTCAAGCCCGATCTGATCCTGTCCTCCAAGGTCCGGCACGAAAAGGTCTACGACAAGCTGGGCGGCATCGCGCCGACCGTCTTCACCGAGACCACGGGTTCCCCCTGGAAGGAGAACCTGAAGGTCCACGCCAAGGCCCTCGGCAGGGAGAGCAAGGCCGACACGGCGCTCAAGAGCTACGAGACGCGCGCCAAGGCCCTCGGCGATTCCATCAAGGCGAAGTACGACGGGAAGATGCCGTCGGCCTCGGTCGTACGCTTCGTCGCAGGACCGACCCGGCTCTACCAGAAGTCCTCCTACAGCGGCATCGTCCTCCACGACATCGGCCTCACGCGCCCGGCGTCGCAGAACTCGTCCGACCCCGAGAAGACGATGCTCGACGTCGGCCCCGAGCAGATCGACAAGGCCGACGCCGACCTGATCTTCGTAACGGTGGCCGACGCTCCCGACAAGACCCAGCAGAAGGACGTCACGTCCAACCCCGTCTGGAAGGACCTGAACGCCGTCAAGAAGGACAAGGTCTTCACGGTCCCGGACGAGACGTGGATGTCGGGCATCGGGGTCCAGGCCGCGGAGCACGTCCTTGAGGACGTGGCCAAGGCGACGGACGTCGAACTGCCCGCGAAGTAG
- a CDS encoding ABC transporter ATP-binding protein, with protein MSPTPTSTPTSTPTPPANQLSTHGLDLRYGDKVVVGGLDVTLPGGAVTAIVGPNACGKSTLLRGLTRLLAPAGGSVALDGADIHRMSARALARRMGLLPQQPVTPDAITVEALVRLGRYPHQSFLSPWSEADQAAVDEALERTGTKELRDRSVDRLSGGQRQRAWIALALAQDTELLLLDEPTTFLDLRHQLDVLDLVADLHTEADRTVVMVLHDLGQAARYADHLVVLKDGRLAAAGAPADILDADLVKDVFDVDCRVIPDPETGTPLVVPKGRTARRATGDPAVPA; from the coding sequence ATGAGCCCCACGCCGACGTCCACACCGACATCCACGCCGACGCCCCCCGCCAATCAACTCTCCACGCACGGACTCGATCTGCGGTACGGCGACAAGGTCGTGGTCGGCGGCCTCGACGTGACGCTGCCCGGCGGCGCCGTCACCGCCATCGTCGGCCCCAACGCCTGCGGCAAGTCCACGCTGCTGCGCGGCCTGACGCGGCTGCTCGCGCCCGCCGGCGGCAGTGTCGCCCTGGACGGCGCGGACATCCACCGGATGTCGGCGCGTGCCCTCGCCCGGCGGATGGGCCTCCTGCCGCAGCAGCCGGTGACGCCCGATGCCATCACCGTCGAAGCCCTCGTACGCCTGGGCCGCTACCCCCACCAGAGCTTCCTCAGCCCCTGGTCCGAGGCCGACCAGGCAGCGGTGGACGAGGCCCTGGAGCGCACCGGCACCAAGGAGCTGCGTGACCGGTCCGTGGACCGGCTCTCCGGCGGCCAGCGTCAGCGCGCCTGGATCGCCCTCGCGCTCGCCCAGGACACCGAGCTGCTGCTCCTGGACGAGCCGACCACCTTTCTGGACCTGCGGCACCAGCTCGACGTACTCGACCTGGTCGCCGATCTGCACACCGAGGCGGACCGCACCGTGGTGATGGTGCTGCACGACCTCGGGCAGGCCGCCCGGTACGCCGACCACCTGGTCGTACTCAAGGACGGGCGGCTCGCGGCGGCCGGGGCGCCCGCCGACATACTCGACGCGGACCTCGTCAAAGACGTCTTCGACGTCGACTGCCGGGTCATCCCCGACCCGGAGACCGGCACCCCACTGGTCGTGCCGAAGGGCAGAACCGCCCGCCGCGCCACGGGCGATCCGGCAGTCCCCGCCTGA
- a CDS encoding IucA/IucC family protein — protein MSLPTGTFSAPSWAPAKAAALTAGAHVAGAAPIRLPSADQAVTHTLLNCLLREVSGPEHQTAVVGGDLLLRLPRRGVLLRVALRRASLLGAHRFTGPVTEQCDGAWVEVDWPRLAEYTHAELSLRTGVRNEEFLEQIASSHQGVSAALAADRPVPATENAPKWLAHYLASEQSLLFGHRFHPTPKARGGDLADWSAYAPETAAAFPLRHLAVRDHLVAEETARPDATAPLDRLGTVPDGYRLLPVHPWQYDLLREHPGLRAALDRRDVIDLGPCGAPFAATASVRTLYDGDTFLKFSLNVRITNCLRKNASYELSGAVALTRVLEGALDDLAARFPGSAVLREPAYRSLALPGPDGTPDLALLEGFGVIVREGLAGRLLPGTTPLLAAAVADEYPTGPGHISRLLEGAGPQRALGWWRTYLRLLLPPVLAAYFDHGLVLEPHLQNVLVCVDDDGMPAQVLFRDLEGTKLLPERHAKTLAALPPEVAAPMTYDAQRGWDRVVYCLLVNHVAELLAALADLHPHTEPALWSQVRATVQEFANAHGCPPRLSALLAGVPLPAKANLLTRWERKADRDAGYVRLTSPFPLAEHVRDLGTRTDAPWSTSE, from the coding sequence ATGTCCTTGCCGACCGGCACGTTCTCCGCCCCGTCCTGGGCGCCCGCCAAGGCCGCCGCCCTCACCGCAGGCGCCCACGTCGCCGGCGCCGCACCCATCCGTCTGCCCAGCGCCGACCAGGCGGTGACGCACACCCTCCTCAACTGCCTCCTGCGCGAGGTCTCGGGACCCGAGCACCAGACCGCCGTCGTCGGCGGCGACCTCCTGCTCCGGCTGCCGCGCCGCGGGGTCCTCCTGCGCGTCGCGCTGCGCCGCGCGTCCCTCCTGGGCGCCCACCGTTTCACCGGCCCGGTGACCGAACAGTGCGACGGCGCCTGGGTGGAGGTGGACTGGCCGCGCCTGGCCGAGTACACGCACGCCGAGCTCTCGCTGCGTACGGGCGTGCGCAACGAGGAGTTCCTGGAGCAGATCGCCTCCAGCCACCAGGGCGTCAGCGCCGCGCTCGCCGCCGACCGTCCGGTGCCCGCCACGGAGAACGCCCCGAAGTGGCTCGCTCACTACCTCGCCTCCGAGCAGTCCCTGCTGTTCGGCCACCGTTTCCATCCCACCCCCAAGGCGCGCGGCGGCGACCTCGCCGACTGGTCCGCGTACGCCCCCGAGACCGCGGCGGCCTTCCCGCTGCGCCATCTCGCCGTACGGGACCACCTCGTCGCCGAGGAGACGGCGCGGCCGGATGCCACGGCCCCGCTCGACCGCCTCGGGACGGTGCCGGACGGCTACCGGCTGCTTCCCGTGCACCCCTGGCAGTACGACCTGCTGCGGGAGCACCCCGGGCTGCGTGCCGCCCTGGACCGCAGGGACGTCATCGACCTGGGACCCTGCGGCGCGCCCTTCGCGGCCACCGCATCCGTGCGCACGCTGTACGACGGTGACACCTTCCTGAAGTTCAGCCTGAACGTCCGCATCACCAACTGCCTGCGCAAGAACGCCAGTTACGAACTGTCGGGCGCCGTCGCGCTCACCCGCGTACTCGAAGGAGCCCTGGACGACCTGGCCGCCCGCTTCCCGGGCAGCGCCGTGCTCCGCGAGCCCGCCTACCGCAGCCTGGCGCTCCCGGGGCCCGACGGCACTCCCGACCTGGCCCTCCTGGAGGGCTTCGGCGTCATCGTCCGCGAAGGCCTGGCCGGACGGCTCCTTCCCGGTACGACACCGCTGCTCGCCGCGGCCGTCGCCGACGAGTATCCGACGGGCCCCGGCCACATCTCCCGCCTGCTCGAAGGCGCGGGGCCGCAGCGTGCCCTCGGGTGGTGGCGGACCTATCTGCGGCTCCTGCTGCCCCCGGTACTCGCCGCGTACTTCGACCACGGCCTGGTGCTCGAACCGCATCTGCAGAACGTCCTCGTCTGCGTCGACGACGACGGCATGCCCGCCCAGGTGCTCTTCCGCGACCTGGAAGGCACCAAGCTGCTCCCCGAGCGGCACGCCAAGACCCTGGCCGCGCTCCCGCCCGAGGTCGCGGCCCCGATGACGTACGACGCGCAGCGCGGCTGGGACCGCGTCGTCTACTGCCTCCTGGTCAACCACGTCGCCGAGCTGCTCGCGGCCCTCGCCGACCTGCACCCGCACACCGAGCCCGCGCTGTGGTCCCAAGTCCGTGCCACCGTGCAGGAGTTCGCCAACGCGCACGGCTGCCCGCCCCGGCTCAGCGCCCTGCTCGCCGGAGTCCCGCTGCCCGCCAAGGCCAATCTGCTCACCCGCTGGGAGCGCAAGGCCGACCGGGACGCGGGGTACGTCCGCCTCACCTCACCCTTTCCGCTCGCCGAGCACGTACGGGACCTGGGTACCCGCACCGACGCACCTTGGAGCACCTCCGAATGA
- a CDS encoding (2Fe-2S)-binding protein: MTVAPDLASTATALSPAALLATTYQRLAAHCGTLAVTVAQPGSTVGQGWLTGAELTTRQDALQAFVGAEAARIRAGHDHTPRPDVAASRALHGYLWSVSLLMSGAWYLDRRVPRIRPQDIRAHLETGAFEIVPGSFACLPDDPAAGLPGALVLPDEESLRTELRAAVVAHMRPLLTAIGPQLRRGQRALWGMAGDDLISGIWYLGRMLGQEDGALRAVDALLPGPIEPFPGGAAFRHLTTRDGERHPTRTRLGCCLYYTIRPAEACGTCPRVCDAERLRRLEADIDSADVPTADVPSETGQ; the protein is encoded by the coding sequence CTGACCGTGGCCCCGGACCTGGCGTCGACCGCCACCGCCCTGAGCCCCGCCGCCCTGCTCGCCACGACCTATCAGCGGCTCGCCGCGCACTGCGGGACGCTCGCCGTCACGGTGGCGCAACCTGGCTCGACCGTGGGTCAAGGGTGGCTCACCGGCGCCGAACTGACGACACGTCAAGACGCACTGCAAGCCTTCGTCGGGGCGGAGGCCGCACGCATCCGCGCCGGTCACGATCACACCCCGCGCCCGGATGTCGCCGCGTCCCGCGCGCTGCACGGCTACCTCTGGTCGGTCTCCCTCCTGATGAGCGGCGCCTGGTACCTGGATCGGCGTGTGCCGCGGATCCGCCCGCAGGACATCCGTGCCCATCTGGAGACCGGCGCCTTCGAGATCGTCCCCGGCTCCTTCGCCTGCCTCCCGGACGACCCGGCGGCCGGGCTTCCCGGAGCGCTCGTCCTGCCCGACGAGGAGTCGCTGCGCACCGAACTCCGCGCCGCGGTCGTCGCGCACATGCGCCCGCTGCTCACGGCGATCGGACCCCAACTGCGGCGAGGGCAGCGGGCGTTGTGGGGCATGGCCGGGGACGATCTCATCTCCGGGATCTGGTACCTGGGCCGCATGCTCGGCCAGGAGGACGGGGCGCTGCGCGCCGTGGACGCCCTGCTCCCGGGCCCCATCGAACCCTTCCCCGGTGGCGCCGCCTTCCGCCACCTGACGACCCGTGACGGCGAACGGCATCCGACCCGCACCCGTCTCGGCTGCTGCCTCTATTACACGATCCGCCCCGCCGAGGCATGCGGCACCTGCCCGCGCGTCTGCGACGCGGAACGGCTGCGGAGGCTGGAGGCGGACATC
- a CDS encoding MFS transporter, giving the protein MATASSAHALSEGPSVGAGFGRRQVHAVAACYFVASFAALGLPPYLTAILPDLGDANARWAGLLYVVPTVFGALGAPLWGRAADRFGRKRLLLRAQLGLAVSFLLAGWADSLGAFVTALVLQGVLGGTFAASNGYLAAALTGSGLSKALTLMQGAARAALVLAPILVGSLAPWVSPHRQYALLAVLPLAAAAMLAALPEPTADLSVATPTEAPDAAAPLAPLRALYAFEFAFVFATVISFPYLIALVEDRIPGVSPVVSGALFALPHLCYLLFALRVHQAVERRPMQGIAAGFGLVALGLAGHGAADSLTAFTGVRLLLGAGLTLGLVSLSVLAAECAHGRPPGGMFGTLELVSKGGAVAAGLAAAAGNSLIGLPAPLLTGTAIALVALAAATLPALFRRSPRIRWSR; this is encoded by the coding sequence ATGGCCACCGCATCGTCGGCGCACGCCCTTTCGGAGGGCCCGTCCGTGGGCGCGGGATTCGGGCGTCGCCAGGTGCACGCCGTCGCCGCCTGCTACTTCGTCGCGTCCTTCGCCGCGCTCGGTCTGCCCCCGTACCTCACCGCGATCCTCCCGGACCTCGGCGACGCGAACGCCCGCTGGGCCGGGCTCCTGTACGTCGTCCCGACCGTCTTCGGCGCGCTCGGCGCGCCCCTGTGGGGCCGGGCAGCCGACCGCTTCGGCCGAAAACGGCTGCTCCTGCGCGCCCAACTCGGCCTCGCCGTCTCCTTCTTGCTGGCCGGCTGGGCCGACTCGCTCGGCGCGTTCGTCACGGCACTGGTCCTGCAAGGCGTCCTGGGCGGCACGTTCGCCGCGTCCAACGGATACCTCGCCGCCGCGCTGACCGGTTCGGGCCTGTCCAAGGCGCTCACCTTGATGCAGGGTGCCGCGCGGGCAGCGCTCGTCCTCGCGCCGATCCTGGTCGGCTCGCTCGCCCCCTGGGTCTCGCCGCACCGCCAGTACGCGCTGCTCGCCGTCCTGCCACTGGCCGCGGCCGCGATGCTCGCCGCTCTCCCCGAACCCACGGCGGACCTCTCCGTCGCCACGCCGACCGAGGCACCGGACGCCGCCGCCCCGCTCGCGCCGCTCAGGGCGCTCTACGCCTTCGAGTTCGCCTTCGTCTTCGCCACCGTCATCTCCTTCCCCTACCTGATCGCTCTGGTCGAGGACCGAATACCCGGCGTCTCCCCGGTCGTGTCCGGCGCGCTGTTCGCCCTGCCGCACCTGTGCTATCTCCTGTTCGCACTGCGGGTGCACCAGGCCGTCGAGCGCCGCCCCATGCAGGGGATCGCCGCCGGGTTCGGTCTGGTCGCGCTCGGTCTCGCCGGGCACGGCGCCGCCGACTCGCTCACCGCGTTCACCGGCGTACGGCTGCTGCTCGGCGCCGGCCTCACCCTTGGCCTGGTCAGCCTGTCCGTGCTGGCCGCCGAGTGCGCCCACGGCCGACCCCCGGGCGGGATGTTCGGCACGCTGGAGCTCGTCTCCAAAGGGGGCGCGGTCGCCGCCGGTCTCGCGGCAGCGGCCGGCAACAGCCTCATCGGCCTGCCCGCGCCCCTCCTGACCGGCACCGCGATCGCCCTGGTCGCGCTGGCCGCCGCCACCCTTCCCGCCCTGTTCCGCCGCTCGCCCCGCATCCGCTGGAGCCGTTGA
- a CDS encoding IucA/IucC family protein, whose protein sequence is MPVRPDGYQATYAARLPLLRRESDGVELTDTGSILSALRDLADPVDRGGFEALAVECGQALDAMRLHVATRDEVDALLTGRYGSEPADWTGLAGGLGHDALAARADHPVYPTSRGRSGLSVAQLRAYAPEFHPTFALRQLALPREALTVGGGTDAWLSPREAGVPELEGSHLVLPVHPLTADGPLRDALREAGLEERALLLDEPGPDVVPTLSMRTVALASHPTRHLKLPLATATLGLRNRRTIKPGTLVDGAAGQRLVEAVIAREPRFQGVVLHADETRFAHAGHELLAVLLRCYPAGLDGAAVVPMAALLCPAPGDGRLIIDHLAERFYDGAPLALLDATLTLLFDWQTTLFAYGIALESHQQNISLVIDQGADRRTRLRLLFKDNDGPRINLARLRDAMGQQAAEYGVFDDARIFVDGDLPVLDVFTTITLHLCAGSYAFGLARHGHAPLERLLRLVRDRLAEAADRLGTGPGEPGALLRTHVLDAAELPVKAMVTAGTLLSKERSGAADINKHYTTGPNYLRMTGTS, encoded by the coding sequence ATGCCCGTCCGTCCTGACGGCTATCAGGCAACGTACGCCGCCCGGCTCCCCCTGCTCCGACGCGAGTCCGACGGCGTCGAACTCACCGACACCGGCAGCATTCTGTCCGCCCTGCGTGACCTCGCCGACCCTGTCGACCGCGGCGGGTTCGAGGCGCTCGCCGTGGAGTGCGGGCAGGCGCTCGACGCCATGCGGCTGCACGTCGCGACGAGGGACGAGGTGGACGCCCTGCTCACCGGGCGGTACGGCAGCGAACCCGCCGACTGGACCGGACTCGCGGGCGGGCTCGGCCATGACGCCCTCGCCGCGCGGGCGGATCATCCGGTGTATCCGACTTCGCGCGGCCGCTCCGGCCTCTCCGTCGCACAACTGCGCGCTTACGCACCCGAGTTCCACCCCACCTTCGCGCTGCGCCAGCTCGCCCTGCCCCGCGAGGCCCTCACCGTCGGCGGCGGCACCGATGCCTGGCTCTCGCCCCGCGAGGCAGGCGTTCCCGAGCTCGAAGGGAGCCATCTCGTGCTCCCCGTGCACCCCTTGACCGCGGACGGCCCTCTGCGGGACGCGCTGCGCGAGGCGGGGCTGGAAGAGCGGGCCCTGCTCCTCGACGAGCCAGGACCCGACGTCGTACCGACCCTGTCGATGCGCACCGTCGCCCTCGCCTCGCACCCCACGCGCCACCTCAAACTGCCGCTCGCCACTGCCACCTTGGGCCTGCGCAATCGGCGCACCATCAAGCCGGGCACCCTCGTCGACGGCGCCGCGGGCCAGCGGCTCGTCGAAGCCGTCATCGCCCGCGAGCCACGGTTCCAGGGTGTCGTCCTACACGCGGACGAAACCCGCTTCGCGCACGCCGGGCACGAACTCCTCGCCGTGCTCCTGCGTTGCTACCCCGCCGGTCTCGACGGCGCCGCCGTCGTGCCGATGGCCGCGCTCCTGTGCCCGGCACCCGGTGATGGCCGGCTGATCATCGACCACCTCGCCGAACGCTTCTACGACGGCGCCCCCCTCGCCCTCCTGGACGCCACGCTCACCCTCCTCTTCGACTGGCAGACCACCCTCTTCGCCTACGGGATCGCCCTGGAGTCGCACCAGCAGAACATCTCGCTGGTGATCGACCAGGGCGCGGACCGCCGGACCCGGCTGCGGCTGCTGTTCAAGGACAACGACGGGCCGCGCATCAACCTCGCCCGGCTGCGCGATGCCATGGGGCAACAGGCGGCGGAGTACGGCGTGTTCGATGATGCGCGGATCTTCGTCGACGGTGATCTGCCCGTGCTCGACGTGTTCACCACCATCACCCTCCACCTCTGCGCGGGCTCATACGCCTTCGGTCTCGCCCGGCACGGCCACGCCCCGCTGGAGCGGCTGCTCCGGCTGGTGCGCGACCGGCTCGCCGAGGCCGCGGACCGGCTCGGCACGGGCCCCGGCGAACCCGGCGCGCTCCTGCGGACGCACGTCCTGGACGCGGCGGAACTGCCCGTCAAGGCGATGGTCACCGCGGGCACCCTGCTCTCCAAGGAGCGCTCCGGGGCCGCCGACATCAACAAGCACTACACGACAGGGCCCAATTACCTGCGGATGACGGGGACTTCATGA
- a CDS encoding FecCD family ABC transporter permease: MSKIARAVPPGSLVTRRIPLLLAGFGALVLCAALSLALGSRPVPLSTVAEALFGDAHGRDAIVVTGLRLPRTVVALAVGAALGVAGAVAQGITRNPLASPTTLGINAGAGFAVVVAIYALHLTRPVEYLWFAFFGAAAAGMLALMLARRAGDLDPVRLALGGVVLQMVLLSWTQAVMLAGERTLDEARFWLAGSLSGRTFDVLWPVLPTLVIGLVLALAISPALNALALGDDSAQALGVPVARIRVVGGIAVVLLAGSAVAVAGPVAFIGLAAPHLVRLAVGSDHRLLVPGCLIAGPLLLLAADVLGRVVARPSELEVGIVSAFLGAPLLAVLARKVAR; the protein is encoded by the coding sequence GTGTCCAAGATCGCTCGGGCCGTCCCGCCAGGCAGCCTCGTCACGCGGCGGATCCCTCTGCTTCTCGCCGGATTCGGTGCGTTGGTGCTGTGCGCCGCCCTGAGCCTGGCCCTGGGATCACGCCCCGTACCGCTCTCCACCGTGGCCGAAGCGCTCTTCGGCGACGCCCACGGGCGGGACGCGATCGTCGTCACCGGACTGCGCCTTCCGCGCACCGTCGTCGCACTCGCCGTCGGTGCCGCCCTCGGCGTGGCCGGAGCCGTCGCCCAGGGGATCACCCGCAACCCGCTCGCATCGCCGACCACGCTCGGCATCAACGCGGGCGCCGGTTTCGCGGTCGTCGTCGCGATCTACGCCCTGCATCTCACGCGGCCCGTCGAGTACTTGTGGTTCGCCTTCTTCGGGGCCGCGGCGGCCGGGATGCTGGCCCTGATGCTGGCCCGGCGCGCGGGCGACCTCGATCCGGTGCGCCTCGCGCTCGGCGGTGTCGTGCTCCAGATGGTGCTCCTCTCCTGGACCCAGGCCGTGATGCTGGCCGGCGAACGCACTCTGGACGAGGCCCGCTTCTGGCTGGCCGGATCGCTGTCCGGGCGCACCTTCGACGTGCTCTGGCCGGTCCTGCCCACCCTCGTCATCGGCCTGGTGCTCGCCCTCGCGATCTCGCCCGCCCTCAACGCCCTTGCGCTGGGGGACGATTCGGCGCAGGCGCTCGGTGTGCCGGTGGCCAGGATCCGCGTTGTCGGCGGCATCGCGGTCGTATTGCTGGCGGGCTCGGCGGTGGCGGTCGCCGGGCCCGTCGCGTTCATCGGGCTCGCGGCCCCGCACCTGGTGCGGCTCGCGGTCGGCTCCGACCACCGGCTGCTCGTGCCGGGCTGTCTGATCGCCGGGCCCCTGCTGCTCCTGGCCGCCGATGTCCTCGGCCGCGTGGTCGCACGCCCCTCCGAGCTGGAGGTCGGCATCGTCAGCGCCTTCCTCGGCGCGCCGCTCCTCGCGGTCCTGGCCCGGAAGGTGGCGCGATGA